The Terriglobia bacterium genome has a window encoding:
- a CDS encoding ABC transporter permease, whose translation MAIPIRYNLRNLRLRKGATVMTALGIALTVTIAIFIMALLAGLNDAFPTTGDPRNVLVLRKGSDSELAAGGIQRDAMQVFKDLPGIARNRQGTPLVSGEDILVIVLPRRDGTGEVNVTVRFLTPLGIEMRPKVKLIAGRWFTPGQREVVVSSAVNKRFARAGIGDAIGIGSGSWNVVGISDAGGTAHESEIWGDINQLATEFERTVYSSVLIRAADPAAAEALKNRVNDDQRLKLNGMLEPAYYASQTRSGAPIAFVGMIVAVIMAIGSCFAAMNTMYAAVAYRGREIATLRIMGFSRPSILTSFVLESLLLSLLGALAGIVLMLPFNGMTTGTSNAVTFSEVVFALRMTPRVVAVAVVFAVVMGLFGGLAPAWHASRQNVVAALRD comes from the coding sequence ATGGCGATTCCCATTCGCTACAACCTTCGGAATCTTCGGCTACGCAAAGGCGCTACGGTGATGACCGCGCTGGGCATCGCGCTGACCGTCACCATCGCAATTTTCATCATGGCCTTGCTTGCCGGCTTGAACGACGCTTTTCCCACCACAGGCGATCCGCGCAACGTTCTGGTACTTCGCAAGGGATCCGACTCCGAACTGGCTGCGGGAGGCATCCAGCGGGATGCCATGCAGGTCTTCAAGGACTTGCCCGGAATTGCGCGCAACCGCCAGGGCACGCCCCTGGTTTCAGGCGAAGACATCCTGGTCATTGTACTGCCGAGGCGGGACGGCACCGGGGAAGTCAACGTCACGGTCAGGTTCCTGACGCCCCTGGGCATCGAGATGCGTCCCAAGGTGAAGCTGATCGCCGGACGGTGGTTCACGCCCGGGCAGCGGGAAGTCGTGGTGAGCAGCGCGGTCAACAAGAGATTCGCCCGGGCAGGCATCGGCGACGCGATCGGGATCGGCAGTGGGAGCTGGAACGTCGTGGGCATCTCTGATGCCGGCGGGACGGCTCACGAATCCGAGATCTGGGGCGACATTAATCAACTCGCCACCGAGTTTGAGCGCACCGTCTACTCTTCGGTTCTGATTCGCGCGGCCGATCCTGCGGCCGCCGAAGCCCTGAAAAACCGCGTCAATGATGATCAGAGGCTGAAGCTCAACGGCATGCTGGAGCCGGCCTACTACGCCTCGCAGACGCGGTCGGGCGCGCCGATTGCCTTCGTCGGCATGATTGTCGCCGTTATCATGGCGATCGGCTCATGCTTTGCTGCCATGAACACGATGTATGCGGCAGTTGCCTATCGCGGTCGTGAAATTGCCACGCTGCGGATCATGGGATTTTCGCGGCCCAGCATCCTCACTTCGTTTGTCCTGGAATCACTGCTGCTTTCATTGCTGGGGGCACTGGCAGGCATCGTGCTCATGCTGCCGTTCAACGGTATGACCACTGGAACCTCGAACGCGGTCACTTTCAGCGAGGTGGTGTTCGCCTTGCGCATGACCCCGCGGGTGGTCGCAGTGGCGGTCGTTTTTGCCGTAGTGATGGGATTGTTCGGGGGGCTGGCGCCGGCGTGGCATGCGTCACGCCAAAACGTGGTCGCCGCCCTGCGCGACTAA
- a CDS encoding efflux RND transporter periplasmic adaptor subunit, with product MPGDDKHEQLQNLRIDRSQRSDAGAPPAWARRTILGGIIVVALLGMAAMAYRWLAPDVLEVEVVRASAENANLPGVVLSASGYIVAHHKINVNSKVTGRVAWIGVEKGDKVKQGQVLVRLEDDEFRAQVQQAKGAVQNAKAYLQELENGSRPEEVLQARHNLDEARATLAVDRITMDRTKELVAKGVLSKQLLDDTSAKFEADQQRANSLEQAYRLAQIGPRPEEIARAKGLLQQTEGQLAFAESQLEATIIRAPVSGTILERTAEKGELITAQFASAAEGGPVGSVVALADLTDLQVELDIAQDDFSKLGAKQKGIVTTDAYPDRKYDGVIAEISPEANRQKATVQVKVQILNPDEYLRPEMNASVKFLADEGRNAGTRPSGVLVPKAAVRDRNGKKIVLIAYDGRTKAREVRITATRSNGYLVEGLTGGEDVITVSPAKLQDGDKIKIKGQT from the coding sequence ATGCCCGGCGACGATAAACACGAACAGCTTCAGAACCTGCGTATCGACCGGTCCCAGCGCAGCGATGCGGGGGCACCGCCTGCGTGGGCGCGTCGCACCATCCTCGGCGGCATAATCGTGGTGGCGCTGCTGGGAATGGCGGCAATGGCCTACCGCTGGCTTGCGCCGGATGTGCTGGAGGTGGAGGTCGTTCGCGCCTCCGCGGAAAACGCCAACCTGCCCGGCGTCGTGCTCAGCGCCAGCGGTTATATCGTGGCTCACCACAAAATCAACGTAAACTCCAAGGTGACAGGCCGTGTCGCCTGGATCGGAGTGGAAAAAGGCGACAAGGTGAAGCAGGGGCAGGTCCTGGTTCGCCTGGAAGACGACGAATTCCGCGCCCAGGTGCAGCAAGCCAAAGGCGCGGTTCAGAACGCAAAGGCCTATCTGCAGGAGTTGGAGAACGGCTCCCGGCCGGAAGAGGTCCTGCAGGCGCGGCACAACCTTGACGAGGCCCGCGCAACTCTGGCCGTTGACAGGATCACGATGGACCGCACCAAAGAGTTGGTGGCGAAAGGAGTCCTGTCCAAACAACTGCTCGACGACACCAGCGCCAAGTTCGAGGCCGATCAGCAACGTGCGAACTCGCTCGAGCAGGCCTACCGTCTCGCGCAGATCGGACCACGCCCGGAAGAAATCGCGCGTGCGAAGGGTTTGCTGCAGCAGACTGAAGGGCAACTGGCCTTTGCGGAGTCGCAACTGGAGGCGACCATCATTCGCGCTCCCGTGAGCGGCACCATCCTCGAGCGCACGGCCGAAAAGGGGGAACTCATAACCGCCCAATTTGCCAGCGCCGCCGAAGGTGGTCCTGTAGGGTCTGTCGTTGCGCTGGCCGATTTGACCGACCTCCAGGTGGAACTTGACATTGCCCAGGACGACTTCTCTAAACTGGGAGCCAAGCAGAAGGGAATCGTCACGACCGATGCCTATCCGGACCGCAAGTATGACGGTGTCATAGCGGAGATCTCGCCGGAAGCAAACCGCCAGAAGGCAACGGTCCAGGTAAAAGTCCAGATTCTCAATCCGGACGAATATCTGCGCCCGGAAATGAACGCTTCGGTCAAGTTTCTGGCTGACGAGGGCAGGAATGCGGGCACGCGACCCTCAGGAGTTCTCGTGCCGAAGGCGGCAGTGCGCGATCGCAACGGCAAGAAGATCGTCCTCATTGCTTATGACGGCAGAACGAAAGCCCGCGAAGTCCGCATCACAGCCACGCGGAGCAACGGCTACCTGGTCGAAGGGCTCACCGGTGGCGAGGATGTAATCACAGTCAGCCCTGCGAAGTTGCAGGATGGCGACAAAATCAAGATCAAGGGGCAAACATGA
- a CDS encoding ABC transporter ATP-binding protein, with translation MSTATAKVDPNSEVVKAHNVSKVYKRDSFEVRALDDVSIEIDSGEFLALMGPSGSGKTTLLNMIAGIDPPTSGQLLVTGENVFGFSDRQAARWRNEHVGYVFQTFNLIPVLTAFENVELPLLLTRLPAPQRRDHVMTALKLVGLEDRVNHLPKQLSGGQEQRVAIARAIVCDPTLVLADEPTGDLDSHSATEVLEILALLNKDFRKTIVMVTHDPHAAAFAHAIRHLEKGSLLPG, from the coding sequence ATGAGCACGGCAACCGCAAAAGTCGATCCGAACTCCGAGGTGGTGAAAGCGCATAACGTCAGCAAGGTGTACAAGCGCGATTCCTTCGAGGTCAGGGCTCTCGACGACGTCTCGATCGAGATTGACTCGGGGGAATTTCTCGCCCTCATGGGGCCCTCCGGGTCGGGCAAGACCACCCTGCTGAACATGATTGCCGGCATCGATCCCCCCACTTCGGGCCAGCTGCTCGTCACGGGCGAAAATGTCTTCGGCTTCAGCGACCGGCAAGCTGCCCGCTGGCGCAACGAGCACGTCGGCTATGTCTTCCAGACTTTCAACCTGATCCCGGTGCTGACCGCATTCGAGAACGTGGAGTTGCCTCTCCTTTTGACCAGGCTCCCGGCGCCGCAACGTCGTGATCACGTCATGACCGCGCTCAAGCTGGTCGGATTGGAGGATCGCGTCAACCATCTTCCCAAGCAGCTTTCCGGCGGACAGGAGCAGCGCGTTGCCATCGCGCGCGCAATCGTTTGCGACCCGACCCTGGTGCTGGCCGACGAACCCACGGGTGACCTCGACAGCCACTCCGCCACGGAGGTATTGGAAATCCTCGCTCTCCTCAATAAAGATTTCCGCAAAACGATTGTCATGGTGACGCACGATCCCCATGCTGCCGCTTTTGCACACGCCATCCGGCACCTGGAAAAGGGCAGCCTGCTCCCCGGCTGA
- a CDS encoding MFS transporter: protein MKPVAFSASSAPVDRDTPFPGARSALALLLLINLFNYIDRQVLSAVVGPIKETFFDQGNATAAATRNDLLTAILSWSQTRLGFKPEDALIGLLGTAFMLIYMAGSPVFARLAERKPRWVLIGIGVILWSLASGASGLATTFLMLLITRCCVGIGEAAYGPVAPTMISDLYPVKIRGQVLAWFYVAIPVGSALGYVLGGLIAGSGIGAWGAAAFGFKPESWRWAFFLVTLPGIVLGLWSCFMREPPRGQADLASAAKPAAVPWRDYLILFRTPSYILCTLGMAAMTFAIGGIAFWMPYYLSKRPGAPAYSTTTTIFGGITAVAGLAATLLGGIAGDKLRARFPGSYFLVSGSAMLAGFPIFLLVLRAPYPWIWPLIFLTCFCLFFNTGPSNTILANVTHPSMRGVAFALNIFVIHALGDVISPVIVGFLNDWFQDMNKSFLVVGLMFLAAGVLWLLGTRYLQKDTALAPSRLGGTAS from the coding sequence ATGAAGCCCGTCGCATTCTCCGCATCCTCCGCCCCGGTTGATCGCGACACCCCGTTCCCGGGCGCCAGATCGGCGCTCGCGCTGCTGTTGTTGATAAACCTCTTCAACTATATCGACCGCCAGGTCCTTTCTGCCGTGGTCGGCCCCATCAAGGAAACCTTCTTCGATCAGGGCAACGCTACCGCCGCCGCTACCAGGAATGATCTGTTGACCGCCATCCTCAGTTGGTCCCAGACCCGGCTCGGGTTTAAGCCCGAGGACGCCCTGATCGGCTTGTTGGGGACAGCTTTCATGCTGATTTACATGGCGGGGTCACCCGTGTTCGCGCGGCTGGCAGAACGGAAACCACGTTGGGTACTGATTGGCATAGGCGTGATCCTGTGGAGCCTGGCGAGTGGTGCCTCAGGATTGGCAACGACATTCCTGATGCTCCTGATTACCCGCTGCTGTGTCGGCATCGGCGAGGCGGCCTACGGACCGGTGGCTCCGACGATGATTTCCGATTTGTATCCGGTGAAAATCCGCGGCCAGGTGCTGGCGTGGTTTTACGTCGCCATCCCCGTGGGGAGCGCCCTGGGTTACGTTCTCGGCGGCCTGATCGCAGGCTCCGGCATTGGTGCCTGGGGTGCTGCCGCTTTCGGTTTCAAACCCGAGAGCTGGCGCTGGGCTTTTTTCCTCGTCACGTTGCCGGGGATTGTGCTCGGGCTGTGGAGCTGCTTCATGCGGGAACCCCCTCGTGGGCAGGCGGATCTCGCATCCGCTGCCAAGCCTGCCGCCGTTCCCTGGCGTGACTATCTGATTCTGTTTCGCACACCCTCTTACATCCTGTGCACGCTCGGCATGGCGGCTATGACCTTTGCGATCGGCGGCATTGCCTTCTGGATGCCGTATTACCTGTCGAAGCGCCCCGGCGCGCCCGCATATTCAACGACAACGACGATCTTTGGGGGGATCACGGCGGTGGCCGGCCTGGCCGCCACTCTCCTGGGTGGCATCGCCGGGGACAAGTTGCGCGCGCGCTTTCCAGGCTCCTACTTTCTGGTATCCGGCTCCGCAATGCTTGCGGGATTTCCCATCTTCCTCCTGGTGTTAAGAGCACCTTATCCGTGGATTTGGCCGCTGATTTTTCTGACCTGCTTTTGCCTGTTTTTCAACACCGGTCCCAGCAATACCATCCTGGCCAACGTCACGCATCCATCCATGCGGGGGGTGGCTTTTGCGCTCAATATCTTCGTTATTCACGCGCTCGGAGACGTGATCTCACCCGTCATCGTCGGGTTCCTGAATGACTGGTTCCAGGACATGAACAAGTCCTTCCTCGTGGTCGGCTTGATGTTTCTTGCCGCCGGCGTGCTCTGGCTGCTCGGCACGCGCTATCTGCAGAAGGACACAGCGCTCGCGCCGTCACGGCTGGGCGGCACGGCCTCGTGA
- a CDS encoding APC family permease, producing MSKSAGTTEGTEFIKALGLRDVAAMTLVGVVSLRWISRAARMGAPSVTLWFFAWISFFLPLAAAVCELSSRYPEQGGLYAWARRAFGPAHGFVCGWCLWVNNLFWYPSLLLFAAANALLVFGGSLSWLADSRLYSVAFVIVMLWFSVGLNILGLSRSKWLQNIGSIGIWLPAGLLIIFGAIAFTWFGSATSFAPRELLPRHDILTTISLWSAICFAFSGLELTSLVGQEVKNPKRNLPRGVMIAGLAATLIYVAGSVSVLVAVPSKALLERSGIADAIELASGRIGLGGFGPLTGALLALGAVAMNNSWFAGAARVPFAAGVDRALPAVFARIHPRYRTPHVVLVFQGLAASLIFLVSLFFTVGGARTSIQEAYDIMVNLTILIYFLPYLYLFISLVRLRARDSRENNAAQYRVPGGRVGLWFVAGAGGIATAVSLGLVFVPPPGTGNVLNYETNLIGQALIILAIGFILYRRKSSIPAAQGRIP from the coding sequence TTGTCCAAATCGGCCGGAACTACTGAGGGCACAGAATTCATCAAGGCGCTGGGGCTGCGTGATGTCGCCGCCATGACGCTCGTGGGAGTGGTGTCGCTCCGATGGATTTCGCGCGCCGCACGCATGGGAGCGCCGTCGGTGACGCTCTGGTTTTTTGCGTGGATCTCGTTTTTTTTGCCGCTTGCTGCGGCCGTCTGCGAGTTGTCGAGCCGCTATCCGGAGCAGGGCGGGCTCTACGCCTGGGCGCGGCGCGCGTTCGGCCCGGCACACGGATTCGTCTGCGGCTGGTGCCTGTGGGTCAATAACCTCTTCTGGTATCCCTCGCTCCTGCTGTTTGCAGCTGCTAATGCGCTGCTTGTCTTTGGAGGGAGCCTTTCCTGGCTGGCCGACTCGCGCCTCTACTCGGTTGCCTTCGTCATAGTCATGCTCTGGTTTTCGGTCGGCCTGAATATTCTAGGACTGTCGAGGTCGAAATGGCTCCAGAACATCGGCAGCATCGGCATCTGGCTGCCCGCCGGCCTGCTCATTATTTTCGGAGCGATTGCCTTTACATGGTTTGGATCCGCGACTTCCTTCGCGCCACGCGAACTTCTGCCGAGACACGACATATTGACCACGATCAGCTTGTGGTCGGCGATCTGCTTCGCTTTTTCCGGTCTCGAGTTGACCTCTCTTGTGGGGCAGGAGGTGAAGAATCCGAAACGGAACCTGCCGCGCGGCGTGATGATCGCCGGACTGGCTGCGACGCTCATCTATGTGGCAGGTTCGGTGTCGGTGCTTGTGGCAGTGCCGTCGAAGGCGCTGCTGGAACGAAGCGGTATCGCGGATGCCATCGAACTGGCATCCGGACGGATCGGGCTGGGAGGATTTGGCCCGCTGACCGGGGCTCTGCTGGCACTGGGAGCCGTTGCCATGAACAACTCGTGGTTTGCCGGGGCGGCACGCGTACCGTTCGCGGCGGGAGTCGACCGGGCGCTTCCGGCTGTGTTCGCGCGGATTCACCCCCGGTATCGCACGCCCCATGTAGTGCTCGTCTTCCAGGGTCTTGCCGCTTCGCTGATTTTCCTGGTCAGCCTGTTCTTCACCGTGGGCGGCGCCCGGACGTCGATCCAGGAAGCATACGACATCATGGTAAACCTGACGATTCTGATTTACTTTCTCCCCTATCTCTATCTTTTCATTTCACTGGTGCGGTTGCGTGCGCGGGATTCCAGGGAAAATAATGCGGCACAGTATCGCGTGCCCGGCGGGCGGGTGGGATTATGGTTTGTCGCCGGTGCCGGCGGCATCGCGACCGCCGTCTCCCTCGGTCTTGTGTTTGTTCCACCCCCGGGAACGGGGAATGTGCTGAACTACGAGACCAACCTCATCGGCCAGGCTCTGATCATACTTGCCATTGGCTTCATACTGTACCGCAGGAAATCTTCGATACCGGCGGCGCAGGGTAGAATCCCCTGA
- a CDS encoding corrinoid protein gives MSNHLYSKITASLVDGDPDLTVAATREALAAGIEPLAIIDRSLVPGMRIVGEKFSCGEYFLPNLIVAANGMKQAMQLLEPELRARRQALKSPGTVVIGTVQGDIHEIGKSLVATMLAANGFEVHDLGVDVPVDRFVGTVRETGAELVGLSSLLTTTMVMQKKVVEALGGAGLRRQVKVMVGGAPVSRKWAEEIGADGYAEDAVDAVDLAMKLAAS, from the coding sequence ATGTCCAATCATCTCTATTCAAAGATCACCGCAAGCCTCGTCGACGGCGACCCCGATCTGACCGTGGCGGCAACCAGAGAGGCACTCGCAGCGGGTATCGAGCCGCTGGCCATCATCGACCGCAGCCTGGTCCCAGGCATGCGGATCGTGGGCGAGAAATTTTCTTGCGGTGAATACTTCCTTCCCAATCTGATCGTGGCAGCCAACGGCATGAAGCAGGCGATGCAGCTTCTGGAGCCGGAGTTGCGCGCCCGCCGCCAGGCTCTCAAATCCCCCGGCACCGTTGTGATCGGAACTGTGCAAGGCGACATCCACGAAATCGGCAAATCACTGGTAGCCACGATGCTGGCTGCGAATGGGTTCGAGGTGCACGATCTGGGCGTCGATGTGCCGGTCGATAGATTCGTCGGCACCGTCAGGGAGACCGGCGCTGAACTCGTCGGGCTCTCTTCGTTGCTGACGACCACGATGGTCATGCAGAAAAAGGTGGTCGAGGCGCTCGGGGGCGCCGGATTGCGCCGGCAGGTGAAAGTGATGGTAGGAGGTGCTCCGGTGTCCCGCAAGTGGGCCGAAGAAATCGGGGCTGACGGTTATGCCGAAGACGCCGTCGACGCCGTCGATCTGGCCATGAAACTTGCGGCCTCATAA